In Mycoplasma feriruminatoris, the sequence TTAAAATATCGTTTTGATTTAAAATTTTTTCTACTTGTTCTAGTAAGATATTATATTCGAATGTAATCTTTGTTTTTTTATACAAATTAAGTTCTTGTTTAGAACCAGAAAATAGTAATTTACCTTTTTCTAAAATAATAAAGTTTTGTATAATATCATAAACTTCATCTATATTATGAACTGTTAGAATAATAGTACTATTAGAGTTTTTCTTAAATTCATCTAGAATTGTATAAATCTGTTTTCTTCAATAAGAATCCAGATTAGCTCCAGGTTCATCGCATACTAAGATTTTAGGTTCTTTTATAAAACATAAAATTAAGTTAATACGGTTTTTCATTCCTCAAGAAAAACTTTTTAAAGGTTTATCTTTAGCTTCTCATAAATCGAACTTTTTTAATCAATATTCTAGTTTTTGTTTAACTAGTTTATTTTCTAAACCCATGACATAGCACATATTGTATAAAAAATCATAAGCTGAGATTGAGTACAAAGAAAAGTCCATTTGTGAATAAAATCCAATATCAGAATTGTTTTGAATTGAATCGTTATTTTTTCTTTCTTTTTGGTTAATAAAAATGCTTCCTTGATAATTAATGCTTGTTCTTAGTAAAGAGTTAATAAACACACTTTTTCCAGAACCACTACTTCCTAATAAAGCAGTAATTTTTCCTTTTTCAATATTAAATGAAAAAGGTCCAATTTCTATATCTTTAAATTTTTTATAAAAATTATCTACTACAACTAAGTATTTCTCATTTGATAAATCAACTTGTAGTTTTTTTGAAACATTTCCTACCATATCTTCCTTTGTACTATATATGCAGATTTGAAACCCAACTAGATTACAATTATTTAGTTTATGTTTTGTATTTTTTAGTTGTCTCAAATCTTATTTTTATTTTTACAAAAAAAAAATTAAAAAACAACCCTAAAATATCTCCCACAACCATTTTATAATGTTGATAAGTATAATAAAAAGCCTTTATAAAAGGCTTTTTTTATAAGGAGGTTTTGTTTTATTTTTTTTTTTTTTTTAAATTAAAAATAAAAAAGGCATACTTATGTATGCCTTATCTATATTACATTTGCTTTTTTTTCTTTTTTACACTTCTATAAATAATAAATCCAGAAGAAGCTAATAAAGCTACTGAAAGTAGAGATAAACCTACATAAACCCCTGTTTTAGATTCAATGTGAACTTCAACTTGATTCTTATAAGTTGAATCACCGTTTTTTGCTTTTAAAACAATCTTGTTATCTTTTCTTTCAATCATTAACTTAGAACTATCTAAATTAGCTTTAGGATTAGCTTTATCTAGTGCAGCTATAATTGTTTCATCTTTATTATCTGCTAAGCTTTTTAATTTTGTAACTTTTACTATTTTAGATAAATCATTATTTACATCAAAAACTACAGTAAATGATTTGCTGTTACCACCATTACTTTTTTCTTTTAAAGTAACTATTGCGCTATCATTTGATACACCATTAGTTGTTGTTCCATTATTTGCCCCATTATTATTTGCTTTAACTTCTACATCAACTTTATCTTTAACCTCTTTTGTTAAATTTTGTTTAGTGAAAGCTTTTTTTATTGTTTCATTATCGTTCTTGCTAACAAAACCCAATTCTCTTGTTTTAATTAATTTTTCTAAAACAATTTTTTCTTCACTTTGTTTTTTATCACTCATTGCACTTTTTTGTCCACATGCAACAACTACAGCACCAGTTGTAGCTACTAAACCAACTGAACCTAATATTGTTAATAACTTCTTCATTTCTATCCTTTCATAGGCTAATAGAATAATAATATCGTCAAAAATTATTATATACCATCTATTAAAAACAACCATAAATAAAAACAACAAAAAAATAGTATTTTATATTTAAAATACTATTACAAAATCTTTAAGTTGTTAAAACAATCTAAAAATACTATATTAAAACAACAAAATTTTATATTAACTTACTTATTTTATTTATTACTTCTAAATAATTATCTTCACTAAACAATAAAGAACCTACAACTATAAAATCTAATTGTTTATCAATTAGTCTTTTAATATTGTTTCATCTAACTCCACCATCTATTTGAAACTTTAAATTAGGATATTTAGTTTTTAGTTCTTTAATTTGTTCTAACTTAGTTCAAGTACTTTTATCAAACTCTTGTCCAGTAAACCCTGGTTTAATAGACATAAAAGTAACTAGATCTATTTGATCTAATAACTCTTTAATTTCATCAATTTGATTATTAAGATCTAAAACTAATCCTACTTTTAAATTATGTTTTTTAATTTCATCAACTAATAGTTTAAGTTCATCTAAACTATTAGTTGCATTTATATGAAAACTTAAATAATCGGTATTTTTAAATAAATTGATTTTATCTAATAAATCAATTCCCATAATATGAACTTCAATAATCAAACTAGGAAATTGTAACTTAATTTCATCAAGTAATTTATTTGACAAAGCATAGTTTTTAACAAAAACCCCATCCATTACATCAAAATGAATTTGATCAATTCCAGCACTAATTAAGTTATTAATTTCAGTTTTTAAATCAATCAAATTAGCACAATAAATTGATGGTGTAATTTTCATTAACTTAAAAACTCTTCTATTTTTTGTTTTGCTTGTTGTTGATCTAATAGATTTTCTAAAACTATTTTGCGTTCAAAGTTAATACTGTTTTGTAGATCTATTCCACATACTACAGCTAATATAGATTCATCATTTGGATCAAATGAATTTAAATTAGTATGAGTTACTATTATTGGTAAATCTAATTGTTCAACTACATTTTTTAAATTCATTTCAATTAGTAATGATGAACCTAAACCTTGACCACAAACTGCAACTATTTTATTTTGTTTTTTAAGATCATATTTACTTGTTAAAATAGCTTTTTTATTTTCAACAACTTCTGCTTTAGTTTTATTATCATTGTTTTTAACTACTTTTTTTCTAGTTAAAAAACTATATAGTGGTAAAATAGCTCAACTAATTATACTAATTATTGGTAAAACTCAAATAGCTGTTTTACTTCCAATTGCTTTTAGTAAAACTCCAATAGGAAGACCTAATAAAAAGTCACCATCTCCTCAAGCAATATGTTGTTTAGAATCAGCTATGTTTGGAATTAATTGTAAACCAATAAATAAGAATGGAACAAATGAAATAATTAATCCATTTACAAATGATCCAATAATAGCTCCTTTAATTCCACCTGTTGAATTACCAAATACTCCACAAGTAGCTCCAACAAAAAAGTGTGGAACAATACTTGGAATAATAATAATTCAAATATTAACATTAATTCCTTTAATACTTACAATTAAAATAGTAATCCCCATTGCAATTATTCCACCAATAAATGATGAAATAAATCCAATTAAAACTGCATTTGGTGCATAAGGAAAGACAATCGG encodes:
- a CDS encoding ribulose-phosphate 3-epimerase; this translates as MKITPSIYCANLIDLKTEINNLISAGIDQIHFDVMDGVFVKNYALSNKLLDEIKLQFPSLIIEVHIMGIDLLDKINLFKNTDYLSFHINATNSLDELKLLVDEIKKHNLKVGLVLDLNNQIDEIKELLDQIDLVTFMSIKPGFTGQEFDKSTWTKLEQIKELKTKYPNLKFQIDGGVRWNNIKRLIDKQLDFIVVGSLLFSEDNYLEVINKISKLI
- a CDS encoding lipoprotein; the protein is MKKLLTILGSVGLVATTGAVVVACGQKSAMSDKKQSEEKIVLEKLIKTRELGFVSKNDNETIKKAFTKQNLTKEVKDKVDVEVKANNNGANNGTTTNGVSNDSAIVTLKEKSNGGNSKSFTVVFDVNNDLSKIVKVTKLKSLADNKDETIIAALDKANPKANLDSSKLMIERKDNKIVLKAKNGDSTYKNQVEVHIESKTGVYVGLSLLSVALLASSGFIIYRSVKKKKKQM